In Curtobacterium sp. MCPF17_002, one genomic interval encodes:
- a CDS encoding MFS transporter yields MQPLGVDVDRRQLAGWRNAIITAFAIGGVSLAAWGPRLPELRVELGVDVGTIGLMLGLVTIGSIGGLLSAAPLLRRLGSRRALTAVVVLVPLAISVIGVAAALHSAPLASVGFVVAGAGIGALDVMANVEGTAIEVLAGRTMLPLMHAAWSGGAALGAGIAALCAWLGITPSAQLLGQAVVILVVGVLAMRGIPDGSRAEDPDSTLTRRQRLRQWARGWADVRLLLIGVVMLGVELGEGSANNWLALAATDGHGQTAAVGALFFTAFAVSEAATRVFAGPVVDRLGRVSTIRWTTALGIVGAVLFIVGDSWWLTLIGVVLWAVGVSMGFPLGMSAAAQSGPNPAARVSVVASIGYFANFAGPPVVGAIAEHVGALSALWLVAVLFVAAFAASGSLRPVAGRD; encoded by the coding sequence ATGCAACCGCTCGGGGTCGACGTCGACCGCAGACAGCTCGCCGGATGGCGGAACGCGATCATCACCGCATTCGCGATCGGTGGTGTGAGCCTCGCCGCCTGGGGTCCTCGTCTCCCCGAGCTCCGCGTCGAACTCGGCGTGGACGTCGGCACGATCGGGCTCATGCTCGGTCTGGTCACGATCGGTTCGATCGGCGGCCTGCTCAGCGCGGCACCGCTCCTCCGACGACTCGGCAGCCGCCGGGCGCTCACCGCGGTCGTCGTGTTGGTCCCGCTGGCGATCAGCGTGATCGGCGTCGCGGCGGCACTCCACTCCGCGCCGCTCGCGTCGGTCGGGTTCGTGGTCGCCGGCGCCGGCATCGGTGCGCTCGACGTGATGGCGAACGTCGAGGGCACGGCCATCGAGGTGCTCGCGGGACGCACGATGCTCCCGCTCATGCACGCCGCCTGGTCGGGAGGCGCGGCCCTCGGTGCCGGGATCGCCGCCCTCTGCGCATGGCTGGGCATCACCCCGTCGGCTCAGCTCCTGGGACAGGCGGTCGTCATCCTGGTGGTCGGCGTCCTCGCGATGCGCGGGATCCCGGACGGCAGCCGCGCCGAGGACCCCGACTCGACGCTCACCCGGCGGCAGCGCCTCCGGCAGTGGGCGCGGGGCTGGGCGGACGTCCGCCTGTTGCTCATCGGTGTCGTGATGCTCGGCGTCGAACTCGGCGAGGGATCGGCGAACAACTGGCTCGCCCTCGCCGCCACCGACGGGCACGGGCAGACCGCGGCCGTCGGCGCACTGTTCTTCACGGCCTTCGCGGTGTCCGAGGCCGCCACGCGCGTCTTCGCCGGACCCGTCGTGGACCGTCTCGGCCGGGTCAGCACGATCCGGTGGACCACGGCTCTCGGCATCGTCGGTGCGGTCCTCTTCATCGTCGGCGACAGCTGGTGGCTCACCCTGATCGGTGTGGTGCTGTGGGCGGTCGGCGTCTCGATGGGCTTCCCGCTCGGCATGTCCGCCGCCGCGCAGAGCGGACCGAACCCGGCGGCCCGCGTGAGCGTCGTCGCCTCGATCGGGTACTTCGCGAACTTCGCCGGACCTCCGGTGGTCGGCGCCATCGCGGAGCACGTCGGCGCGCTGAGCGCGCTCTGGCTGGTCGCCGTCCTGTTCGTCGCGGCGTTCGCCGCGTCGGGTTCGCTGCGTCCGGTCGCCGGACGCGACTGA
- a CDS encoding sugar phosphate isomerase/epimerase, protein MPTTSVQLYSLRDAVAEDLDNAIARVREIGYENVEPYAFVERAADLERAFAATGLKAPSGHVAVIDADDTTPIWDAAERLGIQTVIDPFIPTDRWQTADDVAKIAERVNELTAEAAARGLKFGYHNHQWEFTNKVDGRTVYDLFVSQLSPETVLEVDTFWATVGGADAPAVLKSLGDRVIAIHVKDGKVDGDIRTALPSSESALIVPEALQRAFENQTPAGQGDVDVAAILAAAPQAIRVVEFDAYKGDVFEGITESLTWLKANDK, encoded by the coding sequence ATGCCCACCACCTCTGTGCAGCTGTACTCGCTGCGCGACGCCGTCGCCGAAGACCTCGACAACGCCATCGCCCGGGTCCGTGAGATCGGCTACGAGAACGTCGAGCCCTACGCGTTCGTCGAGCGTGCCGCCGACCTCGAGCGCGCCTTCGCCGCCACCGGCCTGAAGGCCCCGTCCGGTCACGTCGCCGTGATCGACGCCGACGACACCACGCCGATCTGGGACGCCGCCGAGCGCCTCGGCATCCAGACCGTCATCGACCCGTTCATCCCGACGGACCGCTGGCAGACCGCCGACGACGTCGCGAAGATCGCCGAGCGCGTCAACGAGCTCACCGCCGAGGCCGCCGCCCGCGGCCTCAAGTTCGGCTACCACAACCACCAGTGGGAGTTCACGAACAAGGTCGACGGCCGCACCGTCTACGACCTGTTCGTGTCGCAGCTGTCGCCGGAGACCGTCCTCGAGGTCGACACCTTCTGGGCGACCGTCGGCGGCGCCGACGCCCCCGCCGTCCTGAAGTCCCTCGGCGACCGCGTCATCGCGATCCACGTCAAGGACGGCAAGGTCGACGGTGACATCCGCACCGCGCTGCCCTCGTCCGAGAGCGCGCTCATCGTGCCCGAGGCGCTCCAGCGCGCCTTCGAGAACCAGACCCCGGCCGGCCAGGGCGACGTCGACGTGGCGGCCATCCTCGCCGCCGCGCCACAGGCCATCCGCGTCGTCGAGTTCGACGCGTACAAGGGCGACGTCTTCGAGGGCATCACCGAGTCGCTCACCTGGCTCAAGGCCAACGACAAGTGA
- a CDS encoding MFS transporter, with the protein MSTPEPAETPVLLQPDEGITQPVSTMKVGIGYQTALFLGQFGLFVALMAPVMVSMQLKASQLNPENPAALIGAVLPVGALGALFANPLVGALSDRTRTRWGRRRPWMVSGVVLFLVALVWIAFAPDQLQLTFAWLLAQVAANATLATLTASFADNVPQFQRGRSSSIIALAQNIAILAGTYLSVFFVTNLPVLFIAPGVLAVALILVYCFVARDDLPTYRLKKFTWVNLVSSFWTNPIKNPDFGFAWWSRFLIIFATFMFTTYRLLYMQDHLGITNAQDATAAVAFGVLLYTIVLMVAAAVSGWLSDRFRRRKVFVGGSTALFAVGLVVLAHADSVGTFYVAEVIMGIAYGIYSAVDTALVVDVLPNADRPGKDLGVINIANALPQSLAPAAALWLLQVGSPDAQNYTLMLWGAGAAAVLGALAVIPIKRVR; encoded by the coding sequence ATGAGCACACCCGAACCCGCGGAGACCCCGGTCCTGCTGCAGCCCGACGAAGGCATCACCCAGCCGGTCAGCACGATGAAGGTGGGGATCGGCTACCAGACCGCCCTCTTCCTGGGCCAGTTCGGACTGTTCGTGGCACTCATGGCCCCGGTCATGGTGTCGATGCAGCTCAAGGCCTCCCAGCTCAACCCGGAGAACCCCGCGGCGCTCATCGGTGCGGTGCTGCCGGTCGGTGCGCTCGGCGCCCTGTTCGCCAACCCGCTCGTCGGTGCCCTCTCCGACCGGACCCGCACCCGCTGGGGCCGCCGCCGCCCGTGGATGGTCTCCGGCGTCGTGCTCTTCCTGGTCGCCCTCGTCTGGATCGCCTTCGCGCCCGACCAGCTGCAGCTGACCTTCGCGTGGCTGCTCGCCCAGGTCGCGGCGAACGCCACCCTGGCCACCCTCACCGCGAGCTTCGCCGACAACGTGCCGCAGTTCCAGCGCGGCCGGTCGTCGAGCATCATCGCGCTGGCGCAGAACATCGCGATCCTCGCCGGCACCTACCTGTCGGTGTTCTTCGTCACGAACCTGCCCGTGCTGTTCATCGCCCCGGGTGTGCTCGCGGTGGCGCTCATCCTCGTGTACTGCTTCGTCGCGCGTGACGACCTGCCGACCTACCGGCTCAAGAAGTTCACCTGGGTCAACCTGGTCTCGTCGTTCTGGACGAACCCGATCAAGAACCCCGACTTCGGCTTCGCGTGGTGGTCGCGCTTCCTCATCATCTTCGCGACGTTCATGTTCACGACGTACCGCCTCCTCTACATGCAGGACCACCTCGGCATCACGAACGCGCAGGACGCCACGGCCGCGGTCGCCTTCGGCGTGCTCCTCTACACGATCGTCCTCATGGTCGCGGCGGCGGTCTCCGGCTGGCTGTCCGACCGGTTCCGCCGCCGGAAGGTCTTCGTCGGCGGCTCGACCGCCCTGTTCGCCGTCGGCCTGGTCGTCCTCGCCCACGCGGACTCCGTCGGCACGTTCTACGTCGCCGAGGTCATCATGGGCATCGCCTACGGCATCTACTCGGCCGTCGACACCGCCCTCGTCGTGGACGTCCTGCCGAACGCGGACCGCCCCGGCAAGGACCTCGGTGTCATCAACATCGCGAACGCCCTGCCGCAGTCCCTCGCCCCGGCCGCCGCGCTCTGGCTGCTGCAGGTCGGCAGCCCGGACGCGCAGAACTACACGCTCATGCTCTGGGGCGCCGGTGCCGCCGCCGTCCTCGGAGCACTTGCCGTGATCCCCATCAAGCGGGTTCGATAG
- a CDS encoding Gfo/Idh/MocA family oxidoreductase produces MTRVGIGIIGAGNISTQYLENLTKFADVEVRFVADVLLDRAAAQAATYGVAASGTVEELLARDDVQIVINLTIPAAHAEVDQQIVDAGKHVWSEKPIATDHESAAAVLASAASKGLRVATAPDTVLGAGIQTALRAIARGDIGEPLSATTMFHVPGPEAWHPNPDFLFAEGAGPLFDMGPYYVTTLVHAFGTASRVQAVSSKSLERRTIASGPRAGETFPVEVPTHHAALIEFAGGQSAQSTFSFQHALPRMGFVEINGTLGTISLPDPNTFEGSSQLWRYGQEEPETLPAVGSTWGRGTGVVELARAIAEGRPERASGAVALHVLDVLLGIRDAAASGSAVDITSTVDAIPPLPEDFDPAAAVLTAGAE; encoded by the coding sequence GTGACCCGTGTCGGGATCGGCATCATCGGTGCCGGCAACATCTCCACGCAGTACCTGGAGAACCTGACGAAGTTCGCCGACGTCGAGGTCCGCTTCGTCGCCGACGTGCTGCTCGACCGGGCAGCAGCCCAGGCGGCGACCTACGGGGTCGCCGCCTCCGGCACCGTCGAGGAACTCCTCGCCCGTGACGACGTCCAGATCGTCATCAACCTGACGATCCCGGCCGCGCACGCCGAGGTCGACCAGCAGATCGTCGACGCCGGCAAGCACGTCTGGAGCGAGAAGCCGATCGCGACCGACCACGAGTCGGCCGCCGCGGTGCTCGCATCGGCTGCCTCGAAGGGCCTGCGCGTGGCCACCGCGCCGGACACCGTCCTCGGTGCCGGCATCCAGACGGCACTCCGGGCCATCGCCCGCGGTGACATCGGCGAACCGCTCTCCGCGACGACGATGTTCCACGTGCCCGGACCCGAGGCGTGGCACCCGAACCCGGACTTCCTGTTCGCCGAGGGTGCCGGTCCGCTGTTCGACATGGGCCCGTACTACGTGACGACCCTCGTGCACGCGTTCGGCACCGCGTCGCGCGTGCAGGCCGTGTCCTCGAAGTCCCTCGAACGGCGCACCATCGCGTCCGGCCCCCGCGCCGGCGAGACGTTCCCGGTCGAGGTCCCCACGCACCACGCCGCGCTCATCGAGTTCGCCGGCGGGCAGTCCGCCCAGTCGACGTTCTCGTTCCAGCACGCGCTGCCGCGGATGGGCTTCGTCGAGATCAACGGCACGCTCGGCACGATCTCGCTGCCGGACCCGAACACGTTCGAGGGTTCGTCGCAGCTGTGGCGGTACGGCCAGGAGGAGCCCGAGACGCTCCCCGCGGTCGGCTCCACCTGGGGTCGTGGCACCGGCGTCGTCGAGCTCGCTCGCGCCATCGCCGAGGGTCGTCCGGAACGCGCTTCCGGAGCGGTCGCGCTGCACGTCCTCGACGTGCTGCTCGGGATCCGCGACGCCGCAG